In Cyanobacteria bacterium FACHB-DQ100, the DNA window AGCCGATCGCGCTAGTACCAGCCAGCGCCCGTCTGCTGATCGGTAACCGATTTCAATCGCGTAATCACGATCGCTCACCGGAACAGGTAAATACCATTCCCGCGCCATCTCATCGCAGGGATATTCTTGGACGCTATGGGGGCTTTGGTAATCCAGGTTGATCTCCGTCACGTCATACACGCGCAGCGCTAACTGTTGTCCACCTTGACGACGGAGTTCTTGCTTGTGCTCGTTTGGAATATCCCAATACGCATATGCCCACTGCGGATCACGAGGCATAAGCACGACTCGGCTTTCTCCGTATCCTTCTGGGAGATCAATCAAGTCGGCATCTACTGTTGATAGCACGTTTGCCGTGATCACAGTTTCTAATTGAGGGTCATCTTGTCCAACGTCGAATTTAGTTGCTTCCACGGCTTCCTGTGCCTCTAAGGTGCGTGATGGGGTAGGGGAAAATCGTGTCCGTTCAATCTCCTGAATCGATGCAAGCAGTTGATCTTTTCGCATCCGGCTATAGCGTGATACGCCATATTCACTGGCAACTCGACGTAGTTGACGCAGCGTCATTTCAGTGAGAGGGGGACGTTCTGTAGCCATATCACTTCTCCGTGATTTATGTTTCAGTCCGTTCTCAAGCGCTCAGGCATCTTCTTGATCGCAGATTGCGGTCAGGGGATCACCCAATTCAGAGAAACTGGAGGTTGGGGATCAAAAGATGTTTCATATAGTGCAGGAAACCCTCTAATCGATCAAGGGGTGGGAGCGCTTGATTTAACGGCTTTTTACGGGTTTTCGGGGAATTTCGGGATCGTTATGTCAGAGTATCATAATAATTCAACGAGTTTGGGATCGTAGCTGGGATCAAAAATAGGGAATAGTGTCAGCATTTCATGACACTATTCAGAAGCAGAGGCTTTCCTGTAAACTGCTGTAAGCTACCTCGAAAAACGGTGTATGACTTTGGGCGATCGCGAAACGACTGAATTTGAGGAACCGACCCCTGAATCGGACGTACCTTCAAGCAGAAGGAGCCGACTGATTAGTAAAGCGCTGAGACCCGCAGTGCAACTGTGGCTCAGGTCGCAGGTTGAGCAGGTTGAAGCGTTACAGGTTGAGATTACAGCAGGCGATCGTCAAATTCTTTCCGGTTATATCGAGCAAGTCACCCTGTCGGCAAAGAATGCAATCTATCAGGGCTTAGTGCTGAATCAGGTCGAGTTAACTGGACAGAATATTCGAGTAAATGCAGGGCAAGTCGTGCGAGGCAAACCTTTTCGATTGCTCGAACCGATTCGGATTGTGGGATCAGTTTTGTTAGAAGCAGCAGATCTGAATGCGTCGCTGAATGCTCCCTTGCTCAAAGCGGGGGTGACAGAATTTTTACAAACGCTTTTACAATCTGGGGCTGCGGGGATCAGTAGCAATCGTGATCTCAATTTGCAAAACCTGACAATTCAACTGCGATCGCAGCAGGTCGTTTTGGGCGCAACGTTGGTTTCTGACAGTGGCAATGAAACCCCGATCGCGATTCGCACCGGATTTGCGCTGACGGCTCCGAATTTACTGAAGCTCGTGAATCCTCAGTGGCTTCCTCATGTGACCGCAAAGCGAGGACTGCCGCTCTCTGACCTCGATGGCTATACGTTCAATTTGGGCAGTGAAACTGAGATTCACGAACTCGCGATCGATCCCGAAAAAGTGACTTGTCAGGGGAAATTAATCGTTCTTCCTGTTTAAGAGTGAGGCAGTAGCGGCAGAACGATCGTCACGAAGTAGTACACCAAGGGCGCAGTAAAGACGTAGCTATCAGCACGATCGAGGATACCGCCGTGACCCGGAATAAGCTGACCTGAATCTTTCACGCCCGCATCGCGCTTCATCATCGATTCGGTTAGATCTCCGAGCAAGCTGGCAATTCCGATCAATAAGCCGATCGAGACTCCTGTGATTGGCCATCCCGACCAGTTGAGAGACCAAGAGCCGACGATCGCAACTGCCACACTTGCCGACACGCCAAACACCGCACCCTCAACTGTCTTTTTCGGGCTGATGTCAGAAAGACGAGTTCGACCGATCCAGCGACCCACGGTATAAGCACCAATATCTGC includes these proteins:
- a CDS encoding DUF2993 domain-containing protein, encoding MTLGDRETTEFEEPTPESDVPSSRRSRLISKALRPAVQLWLRSQVEQVEALQVEITAGDRQILSGYIEQVTLSAKNAIYQGLVLNQVELTGQNIRVNAGQVVRGKPFRLLEPIRIVGSVLLEAADLNASLNAPLLKAGVTEFLQTLLQSGAAGISSNRDLNLQNLTIQLRSQQVVLGATLVSDSGNETPIAIRTGFALTAPNLLKLVNPQWLPHVTAKRGLPLSDLDGYTFNLGSETEIHELAIDPEKVTCQGKLIVLPV